Part of the Enterobacter pseudoroggenkampii genome, GGATGGGGGCCAGCGTTTCACGCAGCCTGATGCCCGCCGTCATTACCCGCTTTCACGCGCAGCATCCGCAGGTCAAGGTGCGGATTATGGAAGGGCAGCTGGTATCGATGATCAATGAATTACGCCAGGGCGAACTGGATTTCACCATCAATACCTATTATCAGGGGCCTTACGACCAGGAATTTACGTTTGAAAAACTCTTCGAAAAACCGTTTGCGGTATTTTGTCGGGAAGGGCATCCGGCGACGGGAGCAACGTCGATTAATGAACTTCTGCATTATAACTGGACAATGCCGACGCCGCGGGGAAGCTATTACAAGCAATTAGAAGAGGTATTTAGCGATCGCTCGCAAATACCGCGAATTGGTGTGGTCTGTGAAACCTTTTCCTCCTGTATTAGCCTGGTTGCGCAAAGTGATTTTCTAAGCATATTGCCGCAGGAGCTAGGGTGTGACCCGCTGCTGGCGCACCGCCTGGTCATGCTGCCGGTTGTCGAGTCGCTTCCAAAAGCAGCATATTATTTAATTCAGCGCCGTGATTCACGTCAGACGCCCCTTGCCGAATCATTAATTACACAGTTCAGAAGGGAAGCGAGGAAAATAGCCGTGGCGTGAAAAGCCGACCATAAAAAACAGGGTCTGTCCGACATCTGACAGACCCTCCAGTACACACAGCAGTGCGTCCTTTCGCCAATCCTGAGTATTATATCCATGAAGCAGGTATATTTAGGTATAACACCTTTCCCGCAAAATGAAAGGATATTGAGTGTTTGATTTTACGAAAATTTAACACAAATCACTTATTTCATCTTTGCTGAAATTTTAGTTAAGTCATATTTAAGTTTATTTTATAAATACTATATATATTCATCAGGTTAATATTTGTTGCGCACGACGGCCTGTAACGGTGATTGAGGCCTGTCTCGGGCGCAGGTATAGTACCGTCCTCAGCTGTAGCCGGAGGATATCCATGAACCCTGACGACAAATCCTTTTTTCTTGACGCCATGGAAGATGTCCAGCCGCTGAAGCGTGGCCCGGATATTCACTGGCAGCCCAGCCGCAATACCCGGGTGCGCGAGGAGGTGGATAATGAACAGCTGGATAACTTCCTGACGCTCGATTTTCTTGACCTTCTTCCCCTGGAAGAACCGCTGGCGTTCCAGCGCGAAGGGGTGCAGCAGGGCGTTATCGATAAGCTGCGCTCGGGTAAATATGCCCGCCAGGCCAGCTTAAACCTCCTGCGTCAGCCTGCCGAACGCTGCCGTCAGATGCTGTTTTCTTTTATCTGCCAGGCCAGACGTGACGGGTTACGTAACCTGATTATTATTCACGGGAAAGGGCGGGAGCAGAACTCGCATCCGAATGTGGTGCGCAGCTACCTGGCGCGCTGGTTGACCGAGTTCGAGGAAGTGCAGGCCTTCTGCGTGGCGCTGCCGCATCACGGCGGCAGCGGGGCATGCTATGTCTCGCTGCGAAAATCCGATGAAGCAAAACAGGAAAACTGGGAGCGGCACGCCAAGCGCAGCCGCTAGCGGGCGATATTCTCGCCCGCCTGAGACTCAGAACGTTTCCCAGTTGCTGTCGGTGGAGGGGGTTGTCGTTGCCGGGCGCAGCAGCTGTGGCGTTTTCAGATTGGCCGGGCGTGGAGCGACCGCTTTTTCTTTGCCGTTCAGACGAAACGCCGCTACCGCCTGGCGCAGCTGCTCGGACTGATCTTCCAGTGCCGCAGCCGCCGTGGCGGACTCCTGCACCAGCGCGGCGTTTTGCTGCGTCACGCTGTCCATCTGCGAAACGGCCAGGCTCACCTGCTCAATACCGCGGCTCTGCTCGTCAGAGGCAGAGGAAATCTCGCCCATGATATCGGTCACGCGGGTGACGGCAGCGACAATTTCCTTCATGGTGGTGCCGGCCTCGCTCACCTGCTCAGAACCGGTATTCACCCGGCTGACGGAGTTCTCGATAAGCCCTTTGATCTCTTTCGCCGCCTGCGCGCTGCGGCTCGCCAGCGTACGGACCTCGCCCGCGACAACCGCAAAGCCACGCCCCTGTTCCCCGGCGCGTGCGGCTTCCACCGCGGCGTTAAGCGCCAGAATGTTCGTCTGGAACGCGATGCTGTCGATCACGCTGGTAATATGCGCAATTTGCTGCGAACTGTCGGCGATTTCGTTCATGGTGCGAACCACGTTATCCACGACGTGACCGCCGCGCGCGGCCGTTTCAGAGGCGTTTTTCGCCAGCAGCGTGGCCTGACGGGCGTTATCGGAGTTCTGTTTAACCGTCGCGGTCAGCTCTTCCATGCTGGCGGCAGTCTCTTCCAGCGAGGCGGCCTGCTGCTCGGTGCGGGCGGACAGATCGTTGCTTCCTGCGGCAATTTCGCCTGCGCCGGTGTAGATGGAATCGGTGCTTCCGCGCACGGCGCTGACGGTGGTCACCAGCGACTGCTGCATCTCATGCAGGCCAGCGGCCAACTGACCCATCTCGTTGCGGCCAGATATTGCGATATCCTGCGTCAGGTCGCCCCCTGCAATGGCGCGAATATGGTTCATAATGGAGTGGAGTGGTTTTAAAAGCAGGTGCTGTAAACCCTGCCAGATGACCACCAGAACCGCGATAACTGCCAGCAGAATTGCCGCCAGGGTCCACTGCATCTGCGTGAAGCTGCTCTGGTTCTCTTCGGTTGCGGCCTTCAGCAGGGTGTTGTTTTCGGCGCGCCAGCGGTTATAGACCGCTTCCATGTCGTCCTGCGCCTGCTGCGCGTCCAGATCCCCATAGGCCTGATAGTTGTCGGCACGCAGATACTCAATCGATAAGCGCATCACTTCGTGCATCTGGTTCCAGGATTTCTGCATCTCGTCGGTCAATGCCGCCTCCTGGCCCTTAACCTGCGGCAGTTTCTGCCACTCTTTGTTATAGGCTTCGGCTTTTGCCAGCGAGTCGCCTGCGGTGCCAAGCAGCTTATTGATCGCCGCCAGGGAAGCCGGGTCACGCTGGTTTTTCAGATAGCGGATCGCCACGCGGGTGACGGTGACGCGCGTTTTCACCAGCGTGTTCACGCTGTCGCTCAGGCTTTCCTGCTGGGCATTGAGCACGCCGGAATTCTGGAAGTTATGGCGATCGTTACTGACGGCAGAGTAGAACAACCCTCCCGTGACAACTTGCAGCAGACAGAATATGGTGAGGGCAAAGATAATACCGGTAATCACGTGCAGATTTTTCAGCATAGCGGTCGTCCGTTAGAAAGGATGCAGAGGTACACCAATACTATCGTCGTATAGAATTTAAACTTTAATTTAACTCGCGCTTAACTAAGGGCTCCCTGAGGGAACCTGTTGTAAATCCGGATCATTTTTATGAGGAAGGTCAACATGAGCAGCATTGATAAAAGCGGGACGTACGCGCTCGGGACGCGGACGGTGAAACGGCTGGGCTACGGTGCGATGCAGCTGGCCGGGCCTGGCGTCTTTGGGCCGCCGAAGGATAAGCAGGCCGCGCTGGACGTGCTGCGCGAAGCGGTGGCGGCGGGGGTGAACCACATTGATACCAGTGATTTTTACGGCCCTCATGTCACTAACCAGCTGATCCGCGAGGCGCTTCACCCGTACCGGGACGATCTGACGCTTGTCACCAAGATCGGCGCCCGTCGCGATGACAAAGGCGCCTGGCTGCCGGCCTTTTCCGCGCAGGAACTGACGCAGGCGGTGCATGACAACCTGCGTAATCTGCAGCTGGACGTGCTGGACGTGGTGAATCTGCGGATCATGTTTAGCGCACACGGGCCGGCGGAAGGATCGATTGCTGAACCGCTTTCCACCCTGGCCGAATTACAGCAGCAGGGGCTGGTGCGTCATATTGGCCTGAGCAACGTCACGGCCACCCAGGTCGCGGAAGCCCGGAAGCTGGTGCCGGTGGTGTGCGTGCAGAACATGTACAACATTGTGAACCGGGGTGACGACGCGCTGGTGGATCTGCTGGCGCAGCAGGGGATTGCGTATGTACCGTTCTTCCCGCTGGGCGGCTTTACGCCACTGCAATCTTCCGGGCTGCAGGCTGTCGCCGACTCGCTGGGCGCAACGCCAATGCAGGTTGCGCTGGCATGGCTGCTGCAGCGTTCCCCAAATATCCTGCTGATCCCGGGCACCTCTTCCGTGGCGCATCTGCGGCAAAACCTCGCGGCGGGGGAACTGCAGCTGCCGCCTGACGCACTGGAAACATTGAATACGCTGATGGACTGATCGTCACAGGCGCAAAGCCGGAAGGGCGCTTCCGGGCTTTGCGCGTTTTAAATCTTCTGACACTTCAACGCGTTTGGGTTCGCCTCCGGAAATGACCTTGATCCCTGGCCATAATCCGTAATACTGTATTTATATACAGTACCTGGCGAGAAAGGCATTATGGACACTCTCTTTTCTTATCATCCAAACCAATCTATTGAATTACCGTTGTTTGCAGAGCGTGTAGCCTGTGGCTTCCCCAGTCCGGCGCAGGACTATGTGGAAGATCGTCTCGATCTTAACCGGCTGGCAGTGAGACACCCCAGTGCGACCTATTTTATCAAGGTGAGTGGAGACTCCATGATTGGCGCGGGGATCGGTGACGGCGATCTGCTGGTGGTCGATCGTTCGTTAAATGCCGAACATGGGGACATCGTCGTGGCGTCGGTCGCCGGTGAGTTTACGGTGAAAGAGCTACAGACCCGCCCGGTTCTGAGACTTCTGCCGCATAATGCCCGCTATCAGCCGATTACCTTTCAGTCCGAAGAGGAGCTGCAGATCTTCGGCGTCGTCACCCACACGCTTAAAACGCATAAACATGTTCGCGCTGGTTGATGTGAATAGCTTCTATGCCTCCTGCGAGAAGGTATTTCGCCCCGATCTGCAGGGGAAGCCCATCGTGGTGGTGTCCAATAACGACGGCTGCATTATTTCACTGTCGCCGGAGGCAAAGCAGTTCGGCATAAAAATGGGGGAGCCCTATTTTAAATTCAAAGAGAAGGGCTATCCGTCGCGGGTTTACGTCTTTAGTTCGAACTATGCGTTGTATGCCGATCTCAGCAGTCGGGTGATGCAGACGCTGACGGATCTCGCTCCGGCCATAGAAATTTACTCGATCGACGAGGCGTTCGTGAACGTTTCAGGGATCGGTAACTGCCTTGCACTGGAAGCGTTCGGACACCAGATGCGCACGCAGGTCTATAAAAATACGGGCTTAACCGTTGGCGTCGGTATTGCCCCGACAAAAACGCTGGCGAAGCTGGCCAACTATGCGGCGAAGCGATGGGCTGGCACCGGCGGCGTGGTCGATCTCTCAGGCCGGGAGCGGCAGCGTAAACTGCTGGCAAAGGTGCCGGTAGAGGAGGTGTGGGGGGTAGGGCGGCGCATCACGAAAAAACTGAACGCAATGGGGATTACCACGGCGCTGGAGCTGGCGGAGGCCTCCTCGTGGGTCATTCGCAAACATTTCAACGTGGTACTGGAACGCACTGCGCGCGAGCTTCGCGGCGAGCCCTGCCTTGACCTGGAAGAGTACACCCCCACGAAGCAGCAAATCATCTGTAGCCGTTCGTTTGGACACCGCATTACCCAATACGAAGAGATGCATCAGGCGATTTGCGCCTACGCGGAGCGCGCCGCAGAGAAACTGCGCGGCGAGCATCAATACTGTCGTTTTATCAGCGTGTTTGTGCGCACCAGCCCGCACGCTGACAACGAAATTTATTACGGCAATCAGGCTTCTGTCACCCTGATGACGCCCACCAATGACTCGCGCGATATCATCCGCGCCGCCACGGAGGGGCTGGGGCGGATATGGCTCGACGGGTATCGCTATATGAAGGCCGGGGTCATGCTGGCGGACTTTTTCAGCAGCGGCGTCGCCCAGCTTAATTTGTTTGACGATAATCGTCTGCGCGCCAACAGCGCGGCGCTGATGGAGATGATCGACAGCGTAAATCACTCCGGCAAAGGGAAGATATGGTTCGCCGGGCAGGGGATTGAGAAACCGTGGGCGATGAAGCGTGAGATGTTGTCACCGGCCTATACGACGCGGTACGCCGATTTGCCGGTGGCGAGGTAGAGGATGGTTGCGTTATTTCTTTTGCATCAACCAGGTTGCCGCAGCCGCCAGCACGCCGATCAGCGGCATTTCGCCCGCTCCGGACAGGAAGTTATGGCGATCGATCTCATTATTTTTACGGATATCCGCAAGGCGGGTAAGTGCCTCTTTTTCATCCGCAGCGCCGATCTCCTCAAACTGTTTTTCAAACCCCTGAGCGATGAGCTGAGCGGCCGCATCGGTGTTTGCGCTCTCAATCGCAATGAGGTTCGGGCCTTTTTGGAAAAAACGGTAATCCGGCATACGTGCTCCAGAAAGAGGGAATACGGTAAAAACACTCTATTCTTTGCGATTAAAAAATGCACGTCATTTACGGCGGAAACAATCAGTTTTTCTTTATTATTTCAGGCAGTAAATGCTCAATCACGCTGACGACCTTTCTGACGCGCTGCGGAATAAAGCGGGCGTCAGGATAGACGGCATAGAGGAAGCGATCGGGTAACCGCCAGTCGGGCAGCACCGGTACCAGCGTGCCGGTTTGCAGCGCGCGTGTCACGAGCGGCTGCTGCATGCCGCCGATACCAATGCCGGACTCAAGCGCCTGCAGCAGCGCGTCGCTGGTGTTGGCACGGAAAACAGTATTCACGTTGACCTCGACCGTCTCCTCGTCAGACATCAGGCGCAGGGGAGCACCCAGCGGAATGCCGCTGAACCGCACGTGTGGCAGCGTCGCCAGCTCGCTGACGGCGCGTACCGCCTGAAAGCCGGGGGCGGCAAACAGCCTGGTTTCAATACGCCCCAGCACGCGCGCCGCATGCGCCTGCGGGGGCTCACTGCTCAGCCGTATCGCGACATCCACGCCCTCCGTCACCAGATCGGCAAGGCGGTCATCCAGGGAAAGCATCAGCTGCAGCTCGGGATGCAGACGCTGCAGCGCCAGCAGATGCGGCAAAAAAATCTGCCCCAGGCCGCTCGGTAACTGGACATGGACGCGCCCCTGAACGCTATGATCGACAGGATGTAAACGCCTCTCCGCTTCCCCCATGGCGTCCAGCACAAGCTGCATATCACGCCGGTAACGTTCACCCTGTTCGGTCAGCTTCATCTTACGCGTCGTACGGTGCAGCAGTACCACACCCAGTGATTCCTCAAGCGCCGCGATCTGTTGACTGACGGCGGACTGCTTAATACCGGTCTGACGGGCGGCCGCTGAAAACGAGCCCGCTTCAGCGACGCGCAGAAAGGTAGAAATGGCATTGAGCTTGTTATTCATTTAATGATTCTGCTTATAAGTGCCATCAGTTTCATGGGATATCTCCAGAAAAAATAATATATCACACTGCGTCTGTCACCCTTTCCGGAGAAACATCATGAATAAGATGCAGCAACACAACGTCGCCCTGGTCGCGGGCGCCAGCGGCATTGTCGGCAGACAGCTGGTCAATACGCTCCTGCACCATCAGTGGGAGGTGATCGGCCTTAGCCGCCATGCCGCGTCTCATCCTGACGGCATCCCCGTGGTGAACGTCGATTTACTGGATGCGCAGGACACTGCACGGGCGCTGCACGCCCTGAACGGAGTCACCCACATCTTTTACAGCGCCTGGGCGAACGCGGCGAACTGGGCAGACATGGTTGAGCCGAACGTCACCATGCTGCGTAACCTGGTCAGCACCCTCGAAACAGCGGCACCGCTGCAGACGGTAAGCCTGATGCAGGGCTACAAAGTCTACGGTGCGCATCTGGGGCCGTTTAAAACCCCGGCGCGGGAAAGCGATCCCGGCGTAGCGGGTGCCGAATTTAACGCCGCGCAGCTCACGTGGCTCAGCCAGTTTCAGCGGGGGAAAGGCTGGCACTGGAATGCCATCAGGCCGGGCGTGGTGGGGAGTGCGGTGCCGGGCAATGCCATGAACCTTGCGCTGAGCATCGCTCTGTACGCCTCCCTGTGTAAGGCGCTGGGTTTACCGCTGCGTTTTCCCGGTTCAGAACAGACCTGGCACAGCATTGTTGACCATACCGACGCCGGGCTGCTGGCCGAGACAACGCTGTGGGCCGCCACGTCACCTGCGGCACAGAATCAGGCCTTCAACGTAAACAATGGCGATATCTGGCGCTGGAGCGAGCTGTGGCCGCGCATCGTACGCTGGTTTGAACTGGACTCTGCGCCGCCGGTGAGGTTGTCATTTCATCAGCTGTTTAACGACTATCGCGGCGTATGGCGCGAGCTTGCCGAAGAGCGGCTGGTGGAAGCGGATATTTTGCAGCTAAGCGACGGGCGGTTTGCCGATTTTGTCTTTAGCTGGGATTACGACATGTTCGGTGACGGGAGCAAGCTGCGCAGGGCGGGCTTTACGCAAATGCAGGCGACCGATGAGATGTTTTTCCGCCTGTTTGCGCAGCTGAGAGCCGCGCGGATTATTCCCTGAGAACAGATGGCGTCCTGATAACCGTCAGGACGCCGAGGGCTTACTCAACCGCTAACAGATTGACGATCTCGGCCACGCTTTTCACGCTGCGGATGTTCCCAATCCCCGTGCCGAGCGCGATATAGCCTTCATCGGTGTTATTTTCCAGCATGCCCAGACGCAGGCCCCGTAATCCTCCCATCGCCTTGCCCAGCGCGTCGTTGCTTGCGCCTGCTTTATCCATCGATGCCAGTTTTTCCGCCAGCTTGCCGGGAAGCGCGCGGTAGTAATGGGGCACGGTGCGAAAAAGGAGTAAGTCCAGGCCGTTGGCGGCAACAATTTTCTCTTTGACCCCCTGCGGCACGCGGCTTTCTTCGGTACTGATAAAGACCGATCCGGCAAACACGCCTTCCGCACCTAACGCATGCGCCGCTCTGGCGGTGCGATTATCGGTAATACCGCCCGCGGCCATCACCGGGATGTGCTTCACGGCATCGGCAATCAGCGGCACGATGGAAAAGGTGCCAAGCGCCGTTGCGGGTAACGTTCCGCCTTCATCAAAACCGGTGGCGACGATAATGTCTGCCCCCAGATCTTCTGCGAGACGGGTGTTTTCCGGCGTGGGATTGATGTCGCGGTAGATAATAGCGATCCCTGCCTCTTTTAACTCACTGAACAGCGAGGGAATAATGCTGCCTTCCCCATAGCCTGTATATACCACGGCCCTGACGCCTTCCTCTTTTACCACCTTAAGAATTGGTCCAGTCCAGACGTCATTAACGGCGGTGGGGATCAGGTTCACGCCAAACGGTTTTTCGGTCAGCCGTTTGGTTTTACGAATTTCTTCGCGCATTTTTTCGGCTGTCGCTTCCGGCGTGGAGACCGCGGTGTCGGCGGTTAAGCCTGCATTGGGTCCCAGCACGCCGAGCCCGCCGGCATTGCTGACCGCGGCAACTAAACGGGCATCGGTAAGCCAGGATAACGGCCCCTGAATAACAGGCTTTTCGATACCCAGGATCTGACAGATACGGTTATTTTTCATAGCAGACTCTCCCTTACGTTTGAATGGAGGAGAGTGTAGGGTGCAATATTGTTAGGAAAAATAGCCCAAAAGATTCATCACTGTTATAAAATCAATAACAATATCCCGTTCGCGGTTTGAAATCCTTTATGCAAATAAATCTCTTTGAATCTATTCGAATTTTTATTGAAATTGTCGAGTCAGGTAGTCTTACCCAGGCGGCGGAGAATCTGCAGGTCCATCGCCCTGCAGTCACCAAAGCGTTACAGCTTCTGGAGCAACACAGCGGCACGCGGCTCCTGCAGCGCACAACGCGTCGGATTAGCCTGACGCCGGATGGGGAGGCGTTCTATCGCCAGAGTAAACCCCTGCTGGCGCAGGCGGACGAATTACTGGAGTCGTTTGGTACGGACCGGGCAATACACGGTCAGCTGCGTGTGGATATGCCGGTCTCTTTTGCCACGCTGCGGGTGATACCCAATCTGCCTGATTTTTATCGTCAGCATCCTGAGATCGACATCATTCTGAGCAGCTCTGACCGCCGTCGGGATATGCTGCGGGATGGTCTGGACTGCGTGCTGCGGGTGGGAGAGCTGGACGACGGCGATTATATCGCGCGTAAAATCGGGAACATCAAAATCACGACCTGCGCCAGCCCGGCCTGGCTGGCAAAACACGGTACGCCAGAAACGCCGGATGATTTACGCAAACATCAGGCCATCAACTGGATTAATACCAGCAGCAGACATATTCATCCGTGGACGTTTACCACGCCAGAAGGCGTCGCGGAGATGACTTTACCCGGTAAGCTTGTGGTGGATAACTCCGAGGCCTACATCGCGGCAGGCCTGGCCGGGCTGGGGTTAATGCAGGGGATGAATCTCTTTCTCCAGCCTTACATTGACCGCGGCCTGCTGGTTGAGGTCCTGCCAGCCTATCGCTCGCCGGACCGCAAGCTGTCACTGCTCTACCCACACCGTCACCTCTCCCGCAAAGTGCGGGTATTTACCGAGTGGCTGGAGAGTCTGGTGTGAAAACGGCCAGTTCATGGCATAGGGCCCCAATCTGCCCTACGGCATTGAGCAGGCGGGGCGTCGGTTCGTTTGCGCAGTTTAGCCGCAGAAAGTGCGTGAGTTCTGCGCCAGGAGAAAACAGGGGGCCGGGGCTGACGCCAATACCCAGCGCCAGCGCGCGACGATGCACCTCCAGGGCGTTGATCTGCTGAGGCAGTTCTACCCACAACAAAAAGCCGGCTGCGGGTACGTTTACGCGGGTTCCGGGGGGAAAACTGGCCTCGACCCGCGCCACGACGGCGGCTAATCCCACCGCGATCCGCCGCTTGAGCCGCCGCAGGTGACGGTCGTAGTCGCCGCTTGCCAGCATCTCGCTCGTCGCGGCTTCCAGCAGCGGTGCACCAGCCCAGTCTCCGGCCATGCGGGCCTGCAAGACCTGCGTGTGGTAGCGTCCGGCGGCAATCCAGCCGATTCGCCACCCCGGCGCAAGCGTTTTAGACAGGGAGCTGCAGTAAATCACATTCCCGCTCTGGTCGAACGCCTTGCAGGCCGGAGGGCGTTGCCCCTCACCGACCAGATCTCCGTAAACATCGTCCTCAATCAACGGAATTTCTGCCTCTTCAAGCAGGGCAACCAGTTCCTGCTTGCGTGCGACGGGCATGCTGGCACCCAACGGGTTTTGCACGGTGGGTGAGGCCAGGACGGCAGCGGGGCGATGGCAGCGAATGGCGTCAGCCAGCGGCTCCAGCAGCAGGCCTTCCACAGGGTCGGTGGGGATCGCTAAGGCCTTCAGGCCTAAATCCTCCAGCAGCAGGAGCGTGCCAAAGTAGGCGGGCTGCTCAATTGCCACCACATCACCTGGCTGACACACGGCCCGAAGTGCCAGGCGCAGCGCCTGCGTCGCGCCCGAGGTGATAATGAGATCGTCCGCGCTGAACCGGGCTCCCCATTGCGCAGAGCGCGCGGCAATCTTACTTCGTAGGTCTGCTCTTCCCGGGGGCAGGCTGTAGCTCTGTCCATGCGCTTCCAGACGACGGCCCGCGGAGTGCAACGCCCGCTGCAGCGCGTCTCCTGGCAGCCACGCGGGATCGGGCAGGGCGGCGCCCAGCGGGATCAGCCGGGCTTCTGCACTGCTGAACAGCGACCGGGCCACGGCGGATAGGGTGACGGGGACCGGACCGGGTGAGGAGCGCGCGGGCTCCACGCGCGGTGACAGGCTGGTCTGGCGGATGTAGTAACCTGAACGCGGGCGCGCAACGATCAGCCCTTCAGCCTCGAGGCAGCGAAGGGCCTCCAGCGCCGTCGGAAGGCTAACGTGCTCGCGCTCGGCCAGTTTACGCGCGGAGATCATCCTGTCACCGGCGCGCAGCGCGCCAGACGTCAGCGTGAGGCGCAGCATCTCGGCAATTCGGCGATAGTGTGGGGACGACTGGGACGGGGCAGACATGGGTATCTGTTCAGGCTAATTTTCGATAAAACTGACTATACAGCCAATGATGCGCGCCATCTATAGTGTCCG contains:
- a CDS encoding LysR family transcriptional regulator — its product is MTFQIKFHQIRAFVEVARQGSIRGASRTLNLSQPALTKSIKELEEGMAAQLFVRRSKGVALTECGEGFYQRARLILEELRAAQDDIRQRQGELAGQINIGMGASVSRSLMPAVITRFHAQHPQVKVRIMEGQLVSMINELRQGELDFTINTYYQGPYDQEFTFEKLFEKPFAVFCREGHPATGATSINELLHYNWTMPTPRGSYYKQLEEVFSDRSQIPRIGVVCETFSSCISLVAQSDFLSILPQELGCDPLLAHRLVMLPVVESLPKAAYYLIQRRDSRQTPLAESLITQFRREARKIAVA
- the smrA gene encoding DNA endonuclease SmrA; this translates as MNPDDKSFFLDAMEDVQPLKRGPDIHWQPSRNTRVREEVDNEQLDNFLTLDFLDLLPLEEPLAFQREGVQQGVIDKLRSGKYARQASLNLLRQPAERCRQMLFSFICQARRDGLRNLIIIHGKGREQNSHPNVVRSYLARWLTEFEEVQAFCVALPHHGGSGACYVSLRKSDEAKQENWERHAKRSR
- the tcp gene encoding methyl-accepting chemotaxis citrate transducer → MLKNLHVITGIIFALTIFCLLQVVTGGLFYSAVSNDRHNFQNSGVLNAQQESLSDSVNTLVKTRVTVTRVAIRYLKNQRDPASLAAINKLLGTAGDSLAKAEAYNKEWQKLPQVKGQEAALTDEMQKSWNQMHEVMRLSIEYLRADNYQAYGDLDAQQAQDDMEAVYNRWRAENNTLLKAATEENQSSFTQMQWTLAAILLAVIAVLVVIWQGLQHLLLKPLHSIMNHIRAIAGGDLTQDIAISGRNEMGQLAAGLHEMQQSLVTTVSAVRGSTDSIYTGAGEIAAGSNDLSARTEQQAASLEETAASMEELTATVKQNSDNARQATLLAKNASETAARGGHVVDNVVRTMNEIADSSQQIAHITSVIDSIAFQTNILALNAAVEAARAGEQGRGFAVVAGEVRTLASRSAQAAKEIKGLIENSVSRVNTGSEQVSEAGTTMKEIVAAVTRVTDIMGEISSASDEQSRGIEQVSLAVSQMDSVTQQNAALVQESATAAAALEDQSEQLRQAVAAFRLNGKEKAVAPRPANLKTPQLLRPATTTPSTDSNWETF
- a CDS encoding aldo/keto reductase family oxidoreductase; amino-acid sequence: MSSIDKSGTYALGTRTVKRLGYGAMQLAGPGVFGPPKDKQAALDVLREAVAAGVNHIDTSDFYGPHVTNQLIREALHPYRDDLTLVTKIGARRDDKGAWLPAFSAQELTQAVHDNLRNLQLDVLDVVNLRIMFSAHGPAEGSIAEPLSTLAELQQQGLVRHIGLSNVTATQVAEARKLVPVVCVQNMYNIVNRGDDALVDLLAQQGIAYVPFFPLGGFTPLQSSGLQAVADSLGATPMQVALAWLLQRSPNILLIPGTSSVAHLRQNLAAGELQLPPDALETLNTLMD
- the umuD gene encoding translesion error-prone DNA polymerase V autoproteolytic subunit, which produces MDTLFSYHPNQSIELPLFAERVACGFPSPAQDYVEDRLDLNRLAVRHPSATYFIKVSGDSMIGAGIGDGDLLVVDRSLNAEHGDIVVASVAGEFTVKELQTRPVLRLLPHNARYQPITFQSEEELQIFGVVTHTLKTHKHVRAG
- the umuC gene encoding translesion error-prone DNA polymerase V subunit UmuC; translation: MFALVDVNSFYASCEKVFRPDLQGKPIVVVSNNDGCIISLSPEAKQFGIKMGEPYFKFKEKGYPSRVYVFSSNYALYADLSSRVMQTLTDLAPAIEIYSIDEAFVNVSGIGNCLALEAFGHQMRTQVYKNTGLTVGVGIAPTKTLAKLANYAAKRWAGTGGVVDLSGRERQRKLLAKVPVEEVWGVGRRITKKLNAMGITTALELAEASSWVIRKHFNVVLERTARELRGEPCLDLEEYTPTKQQIICSRSFGHRITQYEEMHQAICAYAERAAEKLRGEHQYCRFISVFVRTSPHADNEIYYGNQASVTLMTPTNDSRDIIRAATEGLGRIWLDGYRYMKAGVMLADFFSSGVAQLNLFDDNRLRANSAALMEMIDSVNHSGKGKIWFAGQGIEKPWAMKREMLSPAYTTRYADLPVAR
- a CDS encoding LysR family transcriptional regulator, which encodes MNNKLNAISTFLRVAEAGSFSAAARQTGIKQSAVSQQIAALEESLGVVLLHRTTRKMKLTEQGERYRRDMQLVLDAMGEAERRLHPVDHSVQGRVHVQLPSGLGQIFLPHLLALQRLHPELQLMLSLDDRLADLVTEGVDVAIRLSSEPPQAHAARVLGRIETRLFAAPGFQAVRAVSELATLPHVRFSGIPLGAPLRLMSDEETVEVNVNTVFRANTSDALLQALESGIGIGGMQQPLVTRALQTGTLVPVLPDWRLPDRFLYAVYPDARFIPQRVRKVVSVIEHLLPEIIKKN
- a CDS encoding SDR family oxidoreductase; the encoded protein is MNKMQQHNVALVAGASGIVGRQLVNTLLHHQWEVIGLSRHAASHPDGIPVVNVDLLDAQDTARALHALNGVTHIFYSAWANAANWADMVEPNVTMLRNLVSTLETAAPLQTVSLMQGYKVYGAHLGPFKTPARESDPGVAGAEFNAAQLTWLSQFQRGKGWHWNAIRPGVVGSAVPGNAMNLALSIALYASLCKALGLPLRFPGSEQTWHSIVDHTDAGLLAETTLWAATSPAAQNQAFNVNNGDIWRWSELWPRIVRWFELDSAPPVRLSFHQLFNDYRGVWRELAEERLVEADILQLSDGRFADFVFSWDYDMFGDGSKLRRAGFTQMQATDEMFFRLFAQLRAARIIP
- a CDS encoding NAD(P)H-dependent flavin oxidoreductase, with amino-acid sequence MKNNRICQILGIEKPVIQGPLSWLTDARLVAAVSNAGGLGVLGPNAGLTADTAVSTPEATAEKMREEIRKTKRLTEKPFGVNLIPTAVNDVWTGPILKVVKEEGVRAVVYTGYGEGSIIPSLFSELKEAGIAIIYRDINPTPENTRLAEDLGADIIVATGFDEGGTLPATALGTFSIVPLIADAVKHIPVMAAGGITDNRTARAAHALGAEGVFAGSVFISTEESRVPQGVKEKIVAANGLDLLLFRTVPHYYRALPGKLAEKLASMDKAGASNDALGKAMGGLRGLRLGMLENNTDEGYIALGTGIGNIRSVKSVAEIVNLLAVE
- a CDS encoding LysR family transcriptional regulator translates to MQINLFESIRIFIEIVESGSLTQAAENLQVHRPAVTKALQLLEQHSGTRLLQRTTRRISLTPDGEAFYRQSKPLLAQADELLESFGTDRAIHGQLRVDMPVSFATLRVIPNLPDFYRQHPEIDIILSSSDRRRDMLRDGLDCVLRVGELDDGDYIARKIGNIKITTCASPAWLAKHGTPETPDDLRKHQAINWINTSSRHIHPWTFTTPEGVAEMTLPGKLVVDNSEAYIAAGLAGLGLMQGMNLFLQPYIDRGLLVEVLPAYRSPDRKLSLLYPHRHLSRKVRVFTEWLESLV